A single window of Vibrio alfacsensis DNA harbors:
- the carB gene encoding carbamoyl-phosphate synthase large subunit has protein sequence MPKRTDIQSILILGAGPIVIGQACEFDYSGAQACKALREEGYRVILVNSNPATIMTDPDMADATYIEPIQWEVVRKIIEKERPDAVLPTMGGQTALNCALDLEKHGVLAEFGVEMIGATADAIDKAEDRSRFDKAMKSIGLECPRADTAKTMEEAYKVLDMVGFPCIIRPSFTMGGTGGGIAYNKEEFEEICRRGLDLSPTNELLIDESLIGWKEYEMEVVRDKADNCIIVCAIENFDPMGIHTGDSITVAPAQTLTDKEYQLMRNASLAVLREIGVETGGSNVQFGINPKDGRMVIIEMNPRVSRSSALASKATGFPIAKIAAKLAVGFTLDELQNDITGGATPASFEPTIDYVVTKIPRFNFEKFAGANDRLTTQMKSVGEVMAIGRNQQESLQKALRGLEVGATGFDEMVDLDAPDALTKIRHELKEAGAERIWYIADAFRAGMSVDGVFNLTQIDRWFLVQIEDIVKLEQELKAKGFAGLNKDELIKLKRKGFADARLSKILGVAESEIRRLRDQYDIHPVYKRVDTCAAEFSSDTAYMYSSYDEECEANPSDKDKIMILGGGPNRIGQGIEFDYCCVHASLALREDGYETIMVNCNPETVSTDYDTSDRLYFEPVTLEDVLAIARVEKPKGVIVQYGGQTPLKLARALEAAGVPIIGTSPDAIDRAEDRERFQVAVDRLGLLQPQNATVTTMEQAVEKSREIGFPLVVRPSYVLGGRAMEIVYDEQDLRRYFNEAVSVSNESPVLLDSFLDDAVEVDVDAICDGERVVIGGIMEHIEQAGVHSGDSACSLPAYTLSQEIQDVMREQVEKLAFELGVRGLMNTQFAVKNNQVYLIEVNPRAARTVPFVSKATGAPIAKIAARVMAGQSLESQGFTKEIIPPYYSVKEVVLPFNKFPGVDPLLGPEMRSTGEVMGVGTTFAEAYAKAELGCGNVYPEGGRALLSVREGDKERVVDLASKLSKLGYQLDATHGTAVILGEAGINPRLVNKVHEGRPHILDRIKNNEYTYIVNTAAGRQAIEDSKVLRRGALAEKVNYTTTLNAAFATCMAHTADAKSSVTSVQELHAKVKASLEA, from the coding sequence ATGCCAAAACGTACTGACATTCAAAGTATTCTTATTCTTGGTGCTGGTCCGATTGTTATCGGTCAGGCATGTGAGTTTGACTACTCTGGCGCACAAGCGTGTAAAGCACTGCGTGAAGAGGGTTACCGAGTTATCCTAGTGAACTCGAACCCTGCAACCATCATGACAGACCCAGACATGGCGGATGCAACTTATATTGAACCAATCCAATGGGAAGTCGTTCGCAAGATCATCGAGAAAGAGCGTCCAGATGCCGTACTGCCAACAATGGGTGGTCAAACTGCACTTAACTGTGCTCTAGACTTAGAGAAGCATGGCGTTCTTGCTGAATTTGGCGTAGAGATGATCGGTGCAACGGCGGATGCGATTGATAAAGCAGAAGACCGTTCTCGCTTCGATAAAGCGATGAAGTCTATTGGCCTTGAGTGCCCTCGTGCTGATACTGCAAAAACCATGGAAGAGGCTTACAAAGTTCTCGATATGGTTGGTTTCCCTTGTATCATCCGTCCGTCTTTCACCATGGGTGGTACAGGCGGTGGTATCGCATACAACAAAGAAGAATTTGAAGAAATCTGTCGTCGTGGTCTCGACCTTTCTCCTACGAACGAACTTCTGATCGATGAATCTCTAATTGGTTGGAAAGAGTATGAGATGGAAGTGGTTCGTGACAAAGCGGACAACTGTATCATCGTATGTGCGATTGAAAACTTTGACCCAATGGGCATCCATACTGGTGACTCAATCACGGTGGCGCCAGCACAAACTCTGACGGATAAAGAATACCAGCTAATGCGCAATGCATCGCTAGCAGTACTTCGTGAAATCGGTGTTGAAACGGGCGGTTCAAACGTACAGTTTGGTATCAACCCGAAAGATGGCCGCATGGTTATCATTGAGATGAACCCACGTGTATCTCGTTCTTCTGCTCTTGCATCGAAAGCAACGGGTTTCCCAATCGCGAAGATTGCAGCGAAACTAGCAGTTGGCTTCACACTAGATGAATTGCAAAATGATATCACTGGTGGTGCAACGCCAGCATCATTCGAACCAACTATCGACTACGTAGTAACTAAGATTCCTCGTTTTAACTTTGAGAAATTTGCCGGTGCTAACGACCGTCTAACGACACAAATGAAGTCAGTTGGTGAGGTGATGGCTATCGGCCGTAACCAGCAAGAATCTCTACAAAAAGCGCTTCGCGGCCTAGAAGTTGGCGCGACTGGCTTTGACGAAATGGTTGACCTAGATGCACCAGATGCACTGACGAAAATCCGTCATGAGCTGAAAGAAGCTGGCGCAGAGCGTATTTGGTACATCGCGGATGCATTCCGTGCGGGAATGTCAGTCGATGGCGTATTCAACCTAACGCAAATCGACCGTTGGTTCCTCGTTCAAATCGAAGACATCGTTAAACTTGAGCAAGAGCTGAAAGCGAAAGGTTTTGCTGGTCTAAACAAAGACGAGTTAATCAAGCTTAAACGCAAAGGTTTTGCGGATGCGCGCCTATCTAAGATTCTCGGTGTTGCGGAAAGTGAAATCCGTCGTTTACGTGACCAATATGACATCCACCCAGTCTACAAGCGCGTAGATACTTGTGCCGCTGAGTTCTCATCTGATACGGCTTACATGTACTCATCTTACGATGAGGAGTGTGAAGCGAACCCATCAGACAAAGACAAGATTATGATCCTTGGTGGCGGTCCAAACCGTATCGGCCAAGGTATTGAATTTGACTACTGTTGTGTACATGCATCACTAGCACTACGTGAAGATGGTTACGAGACGATCATGGTTAACTGTAACCCTGAGACCGTTTCAACCGACTACGACACATCTGATCGTCTGTACTTTGAACCAGTAACTCTGGAAGACGTACTAGCGATTGCTCGAGTAGAGAAGCCAAAAGGCGTTATCGTTCAGTACGGTGGTCAGACTCCGCTTAAATTAGCGCGTGCACTTGAAGCGGCTGGTGTGCCTATCATTGGTACTAGCCCGGATGCAATCGACCGTGCAGAAGACCGTGAGCGTTTCCAAGTTGCGGTTGACCGTTTAGGTCTTCTACAGCCACAAAACGCGACGGTAACGACGATGGAACAAGCGGTTGAGAAGTCACGTGAAATCGGCTTCCCTCTTGTTGTTCGCCCATCATATGTACTTGGTGGTCGTGCGATGGAAATCGTATACGATGAGCAAGACCTACGTCGCTACTTCAATGAAGCAGTTAGCGTATCGAACGAATCTCCGGTTCTTCTTGATAGCTTTCTAGATGACGCTGTTGAAGTAGACGTAGATGCGATTTGTGATGGTGAGCGCGTTGTTATCGGCGGTATCATGGAGCACATCGAGCAAGCGGGTGTTCACTCTGGTGACTCAGCATGTTCGCTTCCTGCATACACTCTAAGCCAAGAAATCCAAGACGTAATGCGCGAGCAAGTTGAAAAGCTAGCGTTCGAGTTGGGTGTTCGTGGTCTAATGAACACGCAGTTTGCTGTTAAGAACAACCAAGTGTACCTAATCGAGGTTAACCCTCGTGCAGCACGTACGGTACCGTTCGTATCTAAAGCCACTGGCGCGCCAATCGCTAAGATTGCAGCTCGTGTAATGGCGGGTCAATCGTTAGAGTCTCAAGGCTTTACGAAAGAAATCATCCCACCTTACTACTCAGTGAAAGAAGTCGTACTGCCATTCAACAAATTCCCTGGTGTTGACCCACTGTTAGGCCCAGAAATGCGCTCTACAGGTGAAGTTATGGGTGTTGGTACCACATTCGCAGAAGCTTATGCGAAAGCTGAACTTGGCTGTGGCAATGTATACCCTGAAGGTGGTCGTGCACTTCTTTCTGTTCGTGAAGGCGACAAAGAGCGTGTTGTTGACCTAGCTTCTAAGCTATCTAAGCTTGGTTACCAGCTAGACGCAACTCACGGCACGGCGGTTATCCTTGGCGAAGCGGGTATTAACCCACGTCTGGTAAACAAGGTACACGAAGGTCGTCCTCACATTCTTGACCGTATCAAGAACAACGAGTACACCTACATCGTGAACACCGCGGCTGGTCGTCAAGCGATTGAAGACTCTAAAGTACTTCGTCGTGGCGCGCTTGCTGAGAAAGTGAACTACACCACGACGCTAAACGCTGCATTTGCAACATGTATGGCACATACCGCCGATGCGAAAAGCTCTGTAACCTCTGTTCAAGAGTTGCACGCGAAAGTGAAAGCGAGCTTAGAAGCTTAA
- the carA gene encoding glutamine-hydrolyzing carbamoyl-phosphate synthase small subunit has translation MGKLALLVLEDGTVFRGVSIGADGISVGEVVFNTSMTGYQEILTDPSYSQQIVTLTYPHIGNTGTNSEDEESSSIHAQGLVIRDLPLIASNFRNEQSLSDYLKSQNIVGIADIDTRKLTRILREKGAQNGCIVAGNNLDEALALAKAKEFPGLKGMDLAKEVTTKEAYQWKQGSWTLEGGLPEAQDDSELPYHVVAYDFGAKRNILRMLVDRGCRLTVVPAETSAEEVLAMNPDGVFLSNGPGDPAPCTYAIEATKVFLEKGLPIFGICLGHQILALASGAQTVKMKFGHHGANHPVKDLDRNVVMITSQNHGFAADEATLPENLRATHVSLFDGSLQGIHRTDKPAFSFQGHPEASPGPHDAAPLFDHFIELIKKHSA, from the coding sequence TTGGGTAAATTAGCACTGTTAGTCCTAGAAGATGGGACAGTGTTCCGCGGTGTGTCCATTGGAGCAGATGGTATTTCCGTTGGTGAAGTTGTTTTTAATACCTCGATGACGGGGTACCAAGAAATTCTCACTGATCCTTCCTATTCTCAACAAATCGTTACTCTTACTTATCCTCACATTGGCAATACCGGAACCAATTCCGAAGACGAAGAATCCTCTTCAATCCACGCTCAAGGCCTTGTGATTCGCGATCTCCCTCTTATCGCTTCTAACTTCCGTAATGAACAATCCCTTTCTGATTACCTTAAGTCGCAAAATATCGTCGGCATTGCAGACATCGATACTCGTAAGCTAACTCGTATCCTGCGTGAGAAAGGTGCGCAAAACGGTTGTATCGTTGCAGGTAACAACCTAGATGAAGCTTTGGCACTAGCGAAAGCAAAAGAATTCCCTGGCTTGAAAGGAATGGATCTTGCGAAAGAGGTTACAACAAAAGAAGCGTATCAATGGAAACAAGGTTCGTGGACGCTTGAGGGTGGACTTCCTGAAGCGCAAGACGACAGCGAATTGCCATATCACGTTGTTGCCTACGATTTCGGCGCAAAACGTAACATCCTGCGAATGTTGGTTGACCGAGGCTGCCGCTTAACGGTTGTTCCTGCAGAAACTTCAGCTGAAGAAGTCCTCGCAATGAATCCTGACGGCGTCTTCTTATCGAATGGTCCTGGCGACCCAGCGCCATGTACTTACGCTATCGAAGCAACAAAAGTATTTTTAGAAAAAGGTCTACCAATCTTCGGTATCTGCCTAGGGCACCAAATCTTAGCGTTAGCATCTGGCGCTCAAACAGTGAAAATGAAGTTTGGTCACCATGGTGCCAACCACCCAGTAAAAGATTTGGATCGTAATGTTGTGATGATTACGTCTCAAAACCACGGTTTTGCAGCCGATGAAGCAACACTACCTGAAAATCTACGTGCTACTCACGTATCGCTATTTGATGGCTCTCTGCAAGGTATTCACCGTACAGACAAGCCAGCATTTAGCTTCCAAGGTCACCCAGAAGCGAGTCCTGGTCCACACGACGCAGCACCGCTATTTGACCACTTTATCGAACTAATCAAAAAACACAGCGCTTAA
- the dapB gene encoding 4-hydroxy-tetrahydrodipicolinate reductase: MVRIAIAGAAGRMGRNLVKASHLHSEASVTAGSERPESSLVGVDIGELCGEGKFDVFLTDDLAKVVDNFDVVIDFTAPVSTLANLELCKQHGKSIVIGTTGFSEEERELIDDAAKQVPIVMAPNYSVGVNLVFKLLEKAAKVMGEYCDIEIIEAHHRHKVDAPSGTAIGMGEAIADAMGNKLSDVAVYAREGITGERTKDEIGFATIRAGDIVGEHTAMFADIGERVEITHKATDRMTFANGAVKAAVWLNSKPSGFYTMTDVLGLNEL, encoded by the coding sequence ATGGTTCGTATTGCAATCGCAGGAGCTGCAGGCCGAATGGGCCGCAATCTAGTTAAAGCCTCACATCTACATTCAGAAGCCTCGGTTACCGCTGGCTCTGAACGTCCAGAATCATCGTTAGTTGGTGTGGATATTGGAGAATTGTGTGGTGAGGGCAAGTTTGATGTTTTTTTGACAGATGACTTAGCTAAAGTAGTCGACAACTTTGATGTGGTCATCGATTTTACTGCTCCAGTGAGCACGCTAGCGAATCTAGAGCTTTGCAAGCAACACGGTAAGAGTATCGTCATTGGTACAACCGGCTTTAGTGAAGAAGAGCGTGAATTGATTGATGACGCCGCTAAGCAAGTGCCTATCGTAATGGCTCCAAATTACTCAGTAGGTGTCAACCTTGTCTTCAAGTTACTTGAGAAAGCTGCAAAGGTGATGGGGGAGTATTGCGATATCGAGATTATTGAAGCGCATCACCGCCACAAAGTCGATGCGCCATCTGGGACCGCTATTGGTATGGGTGAAGCGATTGCTGACGCAATGGGCAATAAACTCAGCGATGTTGCGGTATATGCACGTGAGGGCATTACGGGTGAGCGCACTAAAGATGAAATTGGCTTTGCGACAATTCGCGCTGGTGACATCGTAGGTGAGCATACTGCGATGTTTGCTGATATCGGCGAACGAGTCGAAATTACTCATAAAGCCACAGATCGTATGACGTTCGCGAATGGTGCGGTGAAAGCTGCAGTTTGGTTGAATTCTAAACCATCAGGCTTTTATACCATGACCGATGTTCTAGGGTTAAATGAACTGTAA
- the mutT gene encoding 8-oxo-dGTP diphosphatase MutT — MKRIHIVAAIIFNQDKSQIFITKRPDDKHKGGFWEFPGGKVENGESAEQAMIRELEEEIGIQVTEQTLFEHLEHDYPEKSLKFDFMLVSQFESQPYGREGQEGRWVDVIALLDYVFPEANVPILERVVKEFS; from the coding sequence ATGAAACGAATTCACATTGTTGCGGCGATCATTTTTAATCAAGATAAGTCGCAAATATTTATTACCAAGCGACCTGATGATAAACATAAAGGCGGCTTCTGGGAGTTTCCTGGTGGAAAAGTAGAAAATGGTGAAAGTGCTGAGCAAGCAATGATTCGTGAGCTGGAAGAAGAGATTGGCATTCAAGTCACAGAGCAAACTTTATTTGAGCATCTTGAGCATGATTATCCAGAGAAGTCTCTAAAGTTTGATTTTATGCTTGTCTCTCAATTTGAAAGCCAGCCTTATGGTCGAGAGGGGCAAGAAGGGCGCTGGGTCGATGTTATCGCATTACTTGATTATGTCTTTCCGGAGGCAAACGTACCGATTCTGGAGCGCGTAGTTAAAGAGTTTTCTTAG